Proteins co-encoded in one Arthrobacter alpinus genomic window:
- a CDS encoding acyl-CoA thioesterase, with the protein MNVTPSATNPMETLLRMLDLSDAGGAQTDEDVFVGLGDASAPRPRLFGGQVLAQSIMAAARTVGEDQLVHSMHGYFLRPGDAASPLTFGVQRLRDGRSFAARRTHAYQSGVPILSLIASFQRPDTGMEHQEPMPSGIVAPETLPTSAELLGGIDHPVARAWAYERPFDIRHIGHNIYFDVKGEHVAHTAVWLKTLGPMPADQNLHRAALAYASDYTLLEPSLRRHGINWATPGISVASLDHAMWWHRPVQVDDWLLYVAESPSASEARGLNLGRFYTRDGVLVASVAQEGMIRIPEGTPHD; encoded by the coding sequence ATGAATGTGACACCATCAGCAACAAATCCCATGGAAACGCTCCTGCGCATGTTGGATCTTTCCGATGCCGGCGGGGCCCAGACCGATGAAGATGTCTTCGTGGGGCTCGGCGATGCCAGTGCACCACGGCCCAGGCTCTTTGGCGGGCAGGTCTTGGCGCAGTCCATCATGGCGGCGGCACGCACTGTGGGCGAGGACCAACTGGTGCACTCCATGCACGGATATTTCCTGCGCCCCGGCGATGCCGCATCCCCGCTGACGTTCGGCGTACAACGCCTGCGCGACGGTCGCTCCTTCGCTGCCCGCCGCACGCACGCCTACCAGAGCGGTGTGCCGATTCTGTCCCTGATCGCATCCTTCCAGCGTCCCGACACCGGCATGGAGCACCAGGAACCCATGCCTAGTGGCATTGTGGCACCTGAGACACTTCCGACGTCGGCCGAACTGTTGGGCGGAATCGACCACCCCGTGGCCCGCGCCTGGGCCTACGAACGCCCGTTCGACATCCGCCACATCGGCCACAACATCTACTTCGATGTCAAGGGCGAGCACGTTGCCCATACTGCTGTGTGGTTGAAGACGTTGGGCCCCATGCCGGCGGACCAAAATCTGCACCGCGCGGCCCTGGCTTATGCCAGCGATTACACTCTGCTGGAGCCGTCCCTGCGCCGCCACGGGATCAATTGGGCCACGCCGGGCATCAGCGTTGCCAGCCTGGACCATGCCATGTGGTGGCACCGTCCGGTGCAGGTGGACGACTGGCTGCTGTACGTTGCCGAGTCCCCCAGCGCGTCGGAGGCACGGGGGCTGAACCTGGGCCGCTTCTACACGCGCGACGGCGTGCTGGTCGCCTCCGTTGCCCAAGAAGGCATGATCAGGATTCCTGAAGGAACACCACACGACTGA
- a CDS encoding acyl-CoA thioesterase → MAPGFQHSQQIRFGDIDSYNHVNNVVYLQYLEDARVQLTYAELPGGGTFQDLIGTELFILVGRNEIEYLAPISFRTEPVYVNIWVTNVGGSSFDFGYSVSEADTSIIYAQAATSMVLVSRSTGRPIRLTQEQRSALEAWRGDPVPFKRSPARPVIKTAEGNR, encoded by the coding sequence ATGGCACCCGGTTTCCAACACTCTCAGCAAATCCGCTTCGGCGACATTGATTCCTACAACCACGTCAACAATGTGGTGTATTTGCAGTATCTGGAGGACGCCCGGGTCCAATTGACGTATGCCGAATTGCCAGGCGGTGGCACCTTTCAGGACTTGATCGGCACCGAGCTGTTCATCCTCGTGGGGCGCAACGAGATCGAATACTTAGCCCCCATCAGCTTCCGCACCGAGCCCGTCTACGTGAACATCTGGGTCACCAACGTCGGCGGCTCCAGCTTCGATTTCGGCTACTCCGTCTCAGAAGCCGACACCTCCATCATTTACGCCCAAGCGGCAACATCCATGGTTCTGGTCTCGCGCAGCACCGGCCGCCCCATCCGGCTCACCCAGGAACAGCGCAGCGCCTTGGAAGCATGGCGCGGGGATCCCGTGCCGTTCAAGCGCAGCCCCGCCCGCCCCGTGATCAAAACCGCAGAAGGAAACCGCTGA